In one Dermacentor albipictus isolate Rhodes 1998 colony chromosome 4, USDA_Dalb.pri_finalv2, whole genome shotgun sequence genomic region, the following are encoded:
- the LOC135909160 gene encoding cuticle protein 65-like gives MGGYLTLIRACVLLALATNAFAGYAGYGHGYGLGYGGYGLGYGLGYGGLGYGGFGYGLGYGAYAPAVAHVAHAAPAVATYVTAPAVSKVATTYHAPAVTTVAPAPVATYAAAYHAPAVATVAHAPLATYAAAPAVATTTVHHAPAVATVAHAVPALAAYHAAPVYGYGVGTLGYGAGHYGYGHGLLGYGLNYGYGLGSPYHYGALLRKKK, from the exons ATGGGAGGGTACTTGACCCTG ATCCGTGCTTGCGTCCTTTTGGCTCTCGCCACCAACGCTTTCGCTGGCTACGCCGGCTACGGCCACGGCTATGGCCTCGGCTACGGCGGCTACGGTCTTGGCTACGGTCTTGGCTACGGCGGCTTGGGCTACGGTGGCTTCGGCTATGGCCTTGGCTACGGCGCCTACGCCCCAGCTGTGGCCCACGTCGCCCACGCTGCCCCAGCTGTCGCCACTTACGTCACTGCTCCAGCTGTGAGCAAGGTCGCCACCACCTACCACGCCCCAGCTGTGACCACTGTGGCCCCCGCCCCAGTGGCCACCTACGCCGCTGCCTACCACGCCCCAGCTGTGGCCACCGTCGCTCACGCCCCACTCGCCACCTATGCCGCTGCCCCAGCTGTTGCCACCACCACCGTCCACCATGCCCCAGCTGTCGCCACCGTTGCTCACGCTGTCCCAGCTCTCGCTGCCTACCACGCTGCCCCAGTCTACGGCTATGGCGTTGGCACCCTCGGCTACGGCGCTGGCCACTACGGTTACGGCCACGGTCTCCTCGGCTATGGCCTGAACTACGGCTACGGTCTTGGCTCTCCCTACCATTACGGTGCTCTGCTCCGCAAGAAGAAGT AA